A region from the Lytechinus variegatus isolate NC3 chromosome 6, Lvar_3.0, whole genome shotgun sequence genome encodes:
- the LOC121417866 gene encoding uncharacterized protein LOC121417866, producing MATNFTPDQQCEGKECQSITDVTYYVEEKKRLCDDCASKERCITRVKRDHLDPCVRQNMDVAIGDLQAKLTSIKEKGRDKLKEGRLYEDEIDQCTKDTDTHLQALKDEVNSIIKDAINIDKVKEKIEAAKINQNIDDQNQVLEEEIMKINEKIRKNNEEREKQLELIHTNAQIRQRHMDNKKIGLHRDIDNIVKEKDRKIRELMKSLQDDTKTIENAIQTIDTVLEDDENTVKDGHSVNMSVSNKLKRPLYKNDVKQISDKLLGVRFVKGVRREKYDGRIGGYDGEWMLSDTISVKDKISSPIIAGCIDECSVIITDLASDSHTYMLDINTKHIQRVITGTDASRFTSYSLLNDDKIVCGRLCKVCTGDSLTGCISVYDRQWMRINDVTIPRNTTTYFSRVYIAVDRDGMIIAAEWGQSKIYVINPADSKIVKTIKCKQKVLMRGVLSSGHIIAQPDPLYKRVLIIDRQGGQREIPHSDVILKVSVDPITDDLYVVTSDDESKTCVIDQVMSGSEVKKRRVTSFPLSTRLTEDDGRCGYLSLSRVMMSSSGKIITCNGDSILVFEKRLTF from the exons ATGGCAACTAACTTCACCCCAGACCAACAATGTGAAGGAAAGGAGTGTCAATCAATCACAGATGTGACGTACTAcgtggaggagaagaagagactCTGTGATGACTGCGCCTCTAAAGAAAGATGCATCACAAGAGTTAAAAGAG ATCATTTAGACCCATGTGTGCGACAAAATATGGATGTCGCAATTGGAGACCTTCAAGCAAAACTTACGAGcataaaagaaaagggaagggacAAATTGAAAGAAGGTCGCCTGtatgaagatgaaattgacCAATGCACGAAAGACACAGACACCCATCTACAAGCTTTGAAAGATGAAGTTAATTCGATAATAAAGGATGCGATCAACATAGATAAAGTCAAGGAGAAGATAGAGGCTGCCAAAATCAACCAAAATATTGATGATCAGAATCAAGTACTTGAAGAAGAGATTATGAAGATTAATGAGAAGATTCGAAAGaacaatgaagagagagagaaacaactTGAATTAATCCATACAAATGCACAGATTAGACAAAGACACATGGACAATAAGAAGATTGGTCTTCATAGAGACATTGATAACATTGTTAAAGAGAAGGATAGGAAGATCAGAGAGTTGATGAAATCATTGCAGGATGACACAAAAACAATAGAGAATGCAATACAGACCATAGATACAGTACTAGAAGACGATGAAAACACTGTTAAAGACGGTCATAGTGTGAACATGTCAGTGAGTAATAAACTAAAGAGACCACTTTATAAGAATGATGTGAAACAAATCAGTGATAAATTATTAGGtgtgaggtttgtgaagggTGTTAGGAGAGAGAAGTATGATGGTAGGATTGGTGGGTATGATGGCGAGTGGATGCTTAGTGATACAATCAGTGTCAAAGATAAAATCTCATCCCCAATTATTGCTGGTTGCATAGATGAATGTAGTGTGATCATCACCGACTTGGCGTCAGATAGCCATACATACATGCTAGATATAAACACTAAACACATCCAGAGAGTGATAACAGGTACTGATGCATCACGTTTTACCTCCTATTCattactgaatgatgacaagatAGTGTGTGGTAGACTGTGTAAAGTTTGTACAGGGGACAGTTTGACTGGATGCATCAGTGTGTATGACAGACAATGGATGCGcatcaatgacgtcacaataccaaGAAACACAACGACCTATTTCTCACGGGTGTATATAGCTGTTGACCGTGATGGGATGATCATCGCTGCTGAGTGGGGTCAGTCTAAGATATACGTCATCAACCCAGCTGATAGTAAGATCGTGAAAACCATCAAATGTAAACAGAAAGTACTGATGCGAGGTGTGCTATCATCAGGTCACATCATCGCTCAACCTGACCCGCTTTATAAGAGAGTACTAATCATAGACAGACAGGGTGGTCAAAGGGAAATCCCCCACAGTGATGTAATCTTGAAAGTCAGTGTTGATCCTATAACAGACGACCTCTACGTCGTGACATCAGATGATGAGTCCAAGACGTGTGTGATTGATCAGGTGATGAGTGGGAGTGAAGTGAAGAAGAGAAGAGTGACGTCATTTCCTTTATCAACTAGACTGACTGAGGATGATGGTAGGTGTGGCTACCTTTCATTATCTCGTGTAATGATGTCATCATCAGGCAAGATAATTACTTGTAATGGAGATAGTATTCTCGTATTCGAAAAGAGACTCACATTCTAA